From the Flavimarina sp. Hel_I_48 genome, one window contains:
- a CDS encoding aldose epimerase family protein, which translates to MNMRKYNCLFTMLFMVVVAAVAVNCKGENKQKTTENAEKPVEKEGISIEKSSFGTMPDGQEVTEYTLKNEQGMEVSVINYGGRITHLKAPDKNGNFEDVVTGFDSLEQYMENNPYFGALIGRYGNRIANGKFSLDGKEYELPVNDGPNSLHGGDKGFDKVFWQIEEMPQEADNSSLKLSYTSKDMEMGYPGTLKTTVIYTLKGDNTLEVKYEATTDKKTVINLTQHSYFNLSGDFNKPITDHVVMIAADTYLPVNETLIPTGELRNVEGTPFDFREAKAIAKEVNAENEQLKIAGGYDHCWVLNDQGSMRKVASAYHEASGRFMEVMTDEPAIQFYTGNFLDGTLPQRGEKEMYAQRTGFCMETQHYPDAPNQAEFPTTVLNPRETYTTTTSFKFSTK; encoded by the coding sequence ATGAATATGAGAAAATATAATTGCTTATTTACAATGCTTTTTATGGTTGTTGTTGCTGCCGTAGCCGTAAATTGTAAAGGGGAAAACAAGCAAAAAACAACTGAAAATGCCGAAAAACCGGTAGAAAAAGAGGGTATTTCGATAGAAAAATCATCTTTTGGAACCATGCCTGACGGACAGGAAGTAACGGAATATACCTTGAAAAATGAACAGGGTATGGAAGTTTCGGTTATTAATTATGGTGGCCGCATTACCCATTTAAAAGCTCCAGATAAAAATGGAAATTTTGAGGATGTAGTGACAGGTTTTGATTCCCTGGAACAATACATGGAAAACAACCCCTATTTTGGCGCGCTTATAGGTCGCTACGGAAACAGGATCGCGAACGGTAAATTTTCGCTAGATGGTAAAGAATATGAATTGCCTGTAAACGATGGACCCAATAGTTTGCATGGCGGGGATAAGGGCTTTGATAAAGTGTTCTGGCAAATTGAAGAAATGCCTCAAGAAGCTGATAATTCTTCATTAAAACTTAGCTATACAAGCAAGGATATGGAAATGGGATATCCCGGCACGCTCAAAACTACCGTAATCTATACCTTGAAAGGTGATAATACACTAGAAGTAAAGTATGAGGCCACGACAGATAAGAAAACGGTAATCAACCTAACACAACATTCTTATTTTAACCTCTCAGGGGATTTTAATAAACCTATTACAGATCATGTGGTCATGATAGCTGCAGATACCTATTTGCCAGTAAACGAAACGTTGATCCCTACCGGGGAATTACGAAATGTAGAAGGAACGCCCTTTGATTTTCGGGAGGCAAAAGCTATCGCTAAGGAAGTAAATGCCGAGAATGAGCAACTCAAGATTGCCGGGGGTTATGATCATTGCTGGGTATTAAATGATCAGGGCAGTATGCGCAAAGTAGCTTCGGCATATCATGAAGCTTCCGGGAGATTTATGGAAGTTATGACAGATGAGCCCGCCATACAATTTTATACAGGTAATTTTCTGGACGGAACGCTTCCCCAGCGCGGTGAAAAGGAAATGTATGCCCAGCGTACCGGTTTTTGTATGGAAACGCAACATTATCCAGATGCACCCAACCAAGCCGAATTTCCCACAACAGTTTTAAATCCTAGAGAGACCTACACTACCACGACTTCATTTAAGTTTTCAACGAAATAA
- the araA gene encoding L-arabinose isomerase, with protein sequence MEYNIDQYEVWFVTGSQHLYGEEALQKVTEHAQKMTQGLNKSAHIPVKLVCKNLVTKPNEITDVCLEANGNKNCIGVILWMHTFSPAKMWIKGLSLIKKPLCHLHTQFNAEIPWDKIDMDFMNLNQSAHGDREFGFMMTRMRKNRKVVVGHWESDRVQAKLGVFARVALGWNEFQNLKVARIGDNMREVAVTEGDKVEAQMRFGFTVNGFDSSDVVRKINEIQESDLNDLLKTYEEEYTLGENLKENGDKRQSLIEAAKIELGLRAFLEEGGFGAFTDTFENLGELKQLPGIATQRLMADGYGFGGEGDWKTAALTRAMKVMAIGLDGGTSFMEDYTYHFTPEKSYVLGSHMLEICPSIADVKPSCIVNPLGIGGKEDPVRLVFNSPAGNAINASLVDMGNRFRLIVNEVEAVKPQEELPNLPVARVLWDCKPNLDIAATTWILAGGAHHTVYSQAVTTEFMEDFAEIAGIELLVIDEQTRVRDFKDKLHANEAYYHLFQHGM encoded by the coding sequence ATGGAGTACAATATTGACCAATACGAAGTCTGGTTTGTCACTGGAAGTCAACATTTATATGGCGAGGAGGCTTTGCAGAAAGTTACCGAACATGCTCAGAAAATGACCCAGGGACTCAATAAATCGGCACATATACCGGTAAAATTGGTTTGCAAGAATTTAGTTACCAAACCTAATGAAATCACAGATGTTTGTTTAGAGGCTAACGGGAACAAGAACTGTATTGGTGTTATTTTATGGATGCACACTTTCTCACCGGCTAAAATGTGGATAAAAGGACTTAGTCTGATCAAAAAACCGCTTTGTCATTTACATACGCAGTTCAATGCAGAGATTCCCTGGGATAAGATTGATATGGATTTTATGAACCTCAATCAGTCTGCGCACGGTGACCGCGAATTCGGATTTATGATGACGCGTATGCGCAAAAACCGCAAGGTGGTCGTGGGTCATTGGGAAAGCGACCGCGTACAGGCAAAACTGGGCGTGTTTGCCCGTGTCGCACTGGGATGGAATGAGTTCCAAAACCTGAAAGTTGCCCGTATAGGTGATAATATGAGGGAAGTAGCGGTAACCGAAGGTGATAAGGTGGAAGCGCAGATGCGTTTCGGTTTTACCGTAAACGGTTTTGATTCTTCAGACGTAGTCAGGAAAATAAATGAAATTCAGGAGTCTGATTTAAATGACCTTCTTAAAACCTATGAAGAGGAATATACCTTGGGTGAAAACCTTAAAGAGAATGGTGATAAACGCCAGTCCCTTATTGAAGCCGCTAAAATAGAACTCGGTCTGCGGGCATTTCTTGAAGAAGGTGGTTTTGGAGCGTTCACAGATACCTTTGAGAACCTTGGCGAACTAAAACAATTACCGGGAATCGCAACACAGCGTCTTATGGCAGATGGTTACGGTTTTGGCGGTGAAGGTGACTGGAAAACGGCCGCGCTTACCCGTGCTATGAAAGTTATGGCCATTGGCCTGGATGGCGGTACTTCTTTTATGGAAGATTATACTTATCATTTTACACCAGAGAAATCCTATGTTCTGGGTTCGCACATGTTGGAAATCTGTCCTTCCATCGCAGATGTAAAACCTTCCTGTATCGTAAATCCGTTAGGAATAGGTGGGAAGGAAGATCCCGTGCGTTTGGTTTTTAACTCGCCTGCTGGCAACGCTATCAATGCATCTCTTGTTGATATGGGTAATCGTTTCCGACTTATCGTTAACGAAGTTGAAGCGGTAAAACCGCAAGAGGAATTGCCTAATCTGCCTGTTGCACGTGTACTCTGGGATTGCAAACCGAATCTGGATATTGCTGCAACGACGTGGATTCTCGCAGGAGGAGCGCACCACACCGTTTATAGCCAGGCAGTAACTACAGAATTTATGGAAGATTTTGCCGAAATCGCAGGCATTGAACTTTTAGTGATCGATGAGCAGACCCGCGTAAGGGACTTTAAAGATAAATTGCATGCAAACGAGGCTTATTATCACCTCTTTCAGCATGGAATGTAA
- a CDS encoding solute:sodium symporter family transporter encodes MGLITFAAFTLLVAVISYFASRKTDETTSDGYFLGGRSLTGPVIAGSLLLTNLSTEQIVGTNGIAFSEGILIAAYEVLAAIAMVFTAFVLLPKYLKGGISTIPQFLEKRYGKLTKTIVSILFLMAYAISMLPTVLYSGALAINTMFDLPERMGMDPETALWVTVWCIGIIGSIYAIFGGLKAVAVSDSINAVGLIIGGLLIPIFGLMFVGDGNIIDGMNVLTTNLPEKFDILGGPNSSVPWTTLFTGMLIVNFYYWGTNQAIIQRALGAKNLAEGQKGLCLAAFVKILGPIIVVLPGIIAFQVFNGDLTNADEAYPMLVKAVLPTAFVGFFAAVLFGAILSSFNSALNSSVTLFGLDLYKQYFNNNASEKQVVRAGKTFGMFLAVFSMTIAPLLYGVEGGIFNYLQELNGSFSVPILAIVLVGYFSKRVSGKAANISIVFAVVTYLIALYIIKPILVGEAVSTAELSGVSDPAQLAFIAKDAFPNFLHIMGIIFVLVLAILFGVSKFYPRETDYIEEYTNQVNINPWKYLKPAGTFICIAVLGIYIYFS; translated from the coding sequence ATGGGACTTATTACCTTCGCCGCTTTTACCTTGCTCGTGGCGGTTATTTCTTATTTTGCTTCTCGGAAAACAGATGAAACAACTTCAGACGGCTACTTTTTAGGTGGCAGGAGTTTGACCGGTCCCGTAATTGCGGGATCCCTTTTATTAACGAACCTTTCCACAGAACAGATCGTTGGTACAAACGGTATTGCTTTCAGTGAAGGTATTTTGATCGCCGCTTATGAAGTCCTTGCAGCAATTGCAATGGTTTTCACCGCGTTTGTGCTCTTGCCTAAATACTTAAAGGGCGGTATTTCTACCATTCCACAGTTTTTGGAAAAACGCTACGGAAAACTTACGAAAACGATTGTGTCCATCCTATTCTTAATGGCATATGCGATTTCAATGTTACCTACGGTTTTATACTCTGGAGCACTGGCGATCAACACCATGTTTGACTTGCCCGAACGTATGGGTATGGATCCTGAAACGGCACTCTGGGTCACCGTCTGGTGTATTGGGATTATAGGTAGTATCTATGCCATTTTTGGCGGTCTTAAAGCAGTTGCGGTATCAGATTCGATCAATGCGGTAGGACTTATTATAGGCGGACTTTTGATACCTATTTTTGGATTAATGTTCGTGGGTGATGGCAACATCATTGATGGGATGAACGTACTAACCACAAACCTGCCCGAAAAATTTGATATTTTAGGTGGACCCAACTCCTCAGTGCCCTGGACTACATTGTTTACCGGTATGTTGATCGTAAACTTTTATTACTGGGGAACAAACCAGGCGATTATTCAGCGCGCACTGGGTGCCAAGAACCTCGCAGAAGGGCAAAAAGGACTTTGTCTGGCTGCCTTTGTAAAAATATTGGGGCCCATTATCGTGGTATTGCCCGGTATCATAGCTTTTCAGGTTTTTAATGGAGATTTGACAAATGCTGATGAAGCGTATCCCATGCTTGTAAAGGCAGTATTGCCCACCGCATTTGTAGGTTTCTTTGCAGCGGTGCTTTTTGGGGCTATTTTGAGCTCTTTCAATTCGGCCTTAAATAGTTCCGTTACCCTGTTTGGATTGGATTTGTACAAGCAATATTTCAACAATAACGCTTCAGAGAAGCAGGTCGTACGTGCCGGTAAAACTTTCGGTATGTTCCTGGCGGTATTCTCCATGACGATCGCGCCTCTTCTTTATGGCGTTGAAGGTGGTATTTTCAATTACCTGCAAGAACTTAACGGCTCTTTTAGTGTTCCCATTTTAGCGATTGTCCTGGTGGGTTATTTTTCAAAACGCGTATCTGGGAAGGCTGCAAATATTTCGATTGTGTTTGCAGTCGTGACCTATTTAATAGCCCTTTATATCATAAAACCGATCCTTGTAGGGGAAGCGGTTTCTACCGCAGAACTTTCTGGTGTGTCTGATCCTGCTCAACTCGCCTTTATTGCAAAAGATGCTTTCCCGAATTTCCTACATATCATGGGTATCATTTTCGTGCTTGTACTGGCCATTCTATTTGGAGTTAGCAAATTTTATCCAAGGGAGACTGATTATATTGAAGAGTATACCAACCAGGTGAATATCAATCCTTGGAAATATTTGAAGCCTGCAGGTACCTTTATTTGTATAGCGGTTCTGGGTATCTACATCTATTTCTCTTAA
- a CDS encoding L-ribulose-5-phosphate 4-epimerase gives MNSNYQDLKQECYEANMQLDALNLVIYTFGNVSAVDRKRKVFAIKPSGVPYADLKPEDIVIVDFDNEIIEGAMRPSSDTKTHAFLYKNWPEIGGIAHTHATYSVAWAQSQMDIPVFGTTHADHLTADIPCAPPMADELISGNYEHNTGIQILDCFEKKGLSYEEVQMVLLGNHGPFTWGPSAAKAVYNSKVLEEVARMAFLTLQINPNAPRLKDSLIKKHYERKHGKDAYYGQ, from the coding sequence ATGAATTCTAATTATCAGGATTTAAAACAAGAGTGTTACGAGGCAAATATGCAGCTTGATGCCCTTAACTTAGTAATCTACACCTTTGGTAACGTTAGCGCGGTGGATCGTAAGCGCAAGGTTTTTGCAATCAAACCCAGTGGTGTTCCTTATGCAGATTTAAAACCGGAAGATATCGTAATCGTTGATTTTGATAATGAGATTATAGAGGGTGCCATGCGTCCATCTTCTGATACAAAAACGCATGCATTTCTATATAAAAACTGGCCAGAAATAGGCGGCATTGCCCATACCCATGCTACATATTCCGTGGCCTGGGCACAATCTCAGATGGATATACCCGTTTTTGGTACCACCCATGCAGATCATCTAACGGCAGATATTCCCTGCGCACCTCCAATGGCAGATGAGCTTATATCTGGCAATTACGAGCACAATACCGGTATACAGATTTTGGATTGTTTTGAAAAAAAAGGACTTTCCTATGAGGAAGTTCAAATGGTGTTGCTGGGAAATCACGGTCCGTTTACCTGGGGCCCCAGTGCGGCAAAAGCAGTTTACAACAGTAAGGTACTCGAAGAAGTTGCTCGAATGGCCTTCCTGACTTTACAAATTAATCCCAACGCCCCGCGTTTAAAAGATTCCCTTATCAAAAAACATTATGAACGCAAGCACGGGAAAGATGCATATTATGGACAATAA
- a CDS encoding ribulokinase: MSDFVIGLDYGSDSVRAVLINAANGKEIEAEVSYYKRWQKGLYCNPSENRFRQHPLDHIEGLEKTITAIVSRSKVDPKQIKGICIDTTGSSPVPVNKEGIPLALVSGFEENPNAMMVLWKDHTAINEANEINELARSWDGTDFTKFEGGIYSSEWFWAKILHVAREDAAVKEAAYSWMEHCDLMTFSIIEKTSLADFKRSRCAAGHKAMWHEAWDGLPEASFLEKLDPYLAQLRDRLYSKTFTSNEIAGKLSKEWAERLGLTTETIVAVGTFDAHAGAVGAKIEEHALVRVMGTSTCDIIVASKDVISQNTVRGICGQVDGSVIPGLVGLEAGQSAFGDLLAWFKDVLMWPVDELVLSSKILSEEQKTALKEEISANFIKKLTQDAEEVPLSESIPTALDWINGRRTPDANQELKSAFSGLNLGTRAPHMFKALVNAICFGALKIVERFEEEGVAIHTVIGIGGVARKSPFIMQTLANVLNRPIKIAESDQAPALGAAIYAAVAAGIYEDVITAGKHMGSDFEAEYQPEPDAIKIYSKLLRSYEGLSEFVENQQKKNQ; this comes from the coding sequence ATGAGTGATTTTGTTATAGGGCTAGATTATGGATCAGACTCCGTACGGGCGGTTTTAATCAATGCAGCAAACGGTAAGGAGATAGAAGCCGAAGTGAGCTATTATAAACGATGGCAGAAAGGTCTTTACTGTAACCCTTCAGAAAATCGTTTTCGCCAGCATCCATTAGATCATATTGAAGGGCTTGAGAAGACAATCACGGCGATAGTTTCCAGGAGTAAAGTAGATCCTAAACAAATCAAGGGAATTTGCATAGACACTACAGGCTCTTCACCAGTTCCTGTCAACAAAGAGGGGATACCCCTTGCGTTGGTTTCTGGCTTTGAAGAAAACCCAAATGCGATGATGGTGCTTTGGAAAGACCATACAGCAATTAATGAGGCCAATGAAATCAACGAACTAGCAAGATCCTGGGACGGTACGGATTTTACAAAATTTGAAGGTGGGATTTACTCGTCAGAATGGTTCTGGGCAAAAATTTTACATGTTGCCCGTGAGGATGCCGCAGTTAAGGAAGCCGCTTATTCCTGGATGGAACATTGCGATTTAATGACATTTTCCATTATAGAAAAAACCAGTCTTGCCGATTTTAAAAGAAGCCGTTGCGCTGCCGGTCACAAAGCGATGTGGCATGAAGCCTGGGACGGACTTCCGGAAGCTTCTTTTTTGGAAAAACTTGATCCCTATCTAGCGCAATTGCGCGATAGACTTTATTCAAAAACCTTTACCTCTAATGAGATTGCCGGTAAACTAAGTAAAGAATGGGCAGAAAGGTTGGGACTTACCACAGAAACTATTGTCGCCGTTGGTACTTTTGACGCACACGCCGGGGCGGTAGGCGCAAAAATTGAAGAGCATGCGCTCGTAAGGGTCATGGGCACTTCAACCTGTGATATTATTGTGGCTTCTAAGGATGTTATAAGTCAAAATACGGTACGTGGTATTTGCGGTCAGGTAGATGGTTCTGTGATCCCAGGCCTGGTAGGTTTAGAAGCGGGTCAGTCTGCTTTTGGTGATTTATTGGCCTGGTTTAAAGATGTGCTCATGTGGCCCGTTGATGAACTTGTTCTTTCCTCTAAAATACTTTCTGAAGAGCAAAAAACAGCCCTAAAAGAGGAGATTTCGGCTAATTTTATCAAAAAATTGACTCAGGATGCCGAGGAAGTACCGTTATCTGAAAGTATTCCAACGGCCTTAGATTGGATCAATGGGCGTAGAACGCCAGATGCTAACCAGGAACTTAAAAGTGCCTTTAGTGGTTTGAACCTGGGTACACGTGCGCCACATATGTTTAAGGCGCTCGTCAATGCGATCTGCTTTGGAGCACTTAAGATTGTAGAGCGGTTTGAAGAAGAAGGGGTGGCCATTCATACCGTTATAGGTATAGGTGGAGTTGCTAGAAAGTCTCCCTTTATCATGCAAACGCTGGCCAATGTTCTCAACAGGCCTATTAAAATTGCCGAATCTGATCAGGCGCCAGCACTTGGAGCAGCCATTTATGCTGCGGTAGCGGCAGGAATTTACGAGGATGTGATTACCGCGGGTAAACATATGGGTAGCGATTTTGAAGCAGAATATCAACCAGAACCAGATGCCATAAAAATTTATAGTAAATTGCTGAGATCTTATGAAGGTTTAAGTGAATTTGTAGAAAATCAACAGAAAAAAAACCAATAG
- a CDS encoding alpha-L-arabinofuranosidase C-terminal domain-containing protein, translating into MINQRIRTAGVAAFITATLIGSNPINAQQELTVHMNETIAPIQPTMYGIFFEDINFAADGGLYAEMIKNRSFEFTLPMMGWTQPNSDRHSFNEESGYALPVKYAEGDANQNFIRVQVKNAEGYELHNEGFRGMGIKEGEAYRFTFDAKQMQGNVSSVTVTLLNDAGKSIGEAIIPVSGSEWASYKAELIPNETVMKGSLKLTFEGTGELGLDMVSLFPKDTWKGRENGLRKDLVQLLADMDPGFLRFPGGCIVEGRTLARRYQWKKTVGPVEERPNLINRWNTEFEHRLTPDYYQSFGLGFFEYFQLSEDLGAEPLPILSCGIACQFNTGELVPMDELQPYVQDALDLIEFANGSTDTPWGKVREDMGHPEPFNMKYIGVGNEQWGPEYIERYKVFNEAIQFKYPDIIIVSGSGPFPEGDYFEYGMKELKKIGAEIIDEHYYKSPQWFKENATRYDSYDRNGPKIFAGEYAAQSVAIASPENKNNWDTALAEAAFMTGLERNAEVVQLTSYAPLMAHAEGWQWTPDMIWFNNLESYGTPNYYVQKLYATNRGTDLISITQDGMSLTGQDDLFASATLDSEANEVVLKMVNTSDKPKEIVLNFEGKKVKSQGTVQVLRDDSLTSENSFDSQEEISPVTKAISVKGSTSKQTLAPYSLNVVRIAFKK; encoded by the coding sequence ATGATCAATCAACGTATTAGAACTGCAGGGGTAGCTGCTTTCATAACGGCTACTTTGATAGGTAGTAATCCCATAAATGCACAGCAAGAATTAACCGTGCACATGAATGAGACCATAGCGCCCATACAGCCTACCATGTACGGTATTTTTTTTGAAGATATAAACTTTGCCGCAGATGGTGGTTTGTATGCAGAAATGATAAAAAACCGTTCATTTGAATTTACCCTTCCCATGATGGGCTGGACCCAACCTAACAGCGATCGGCATTCATTTAATGAAGAGTCAGGTTACGCATTACCGGTAAAATATGCTGAAGGGGATGCAAACCAAAATTTTATAAGGGTGCAGGTCAAAAACGCGGAAGGCTATGAACTTCACAATGAAGGTTTCCGTGGTATGGGGATCAAAGAAGGCGAGGCATACCGGTTTACTTTTGATGCAAAACAGATGCAGGGCAATGTATCGTCAGTCACGGTTACTTTATTAAACGATGCGGGGAAAAGTATTGGAGAAGCAATCATTCCTGTTTCCGGCTCAGAATGGGCCAGCTATAAAGCAGAGCTTATTCCGAATGAAACCGTGATGAAAGGTTCTTTAAAATTAACTTTTGAAGGTACTGGCGAGTTGGGTCTTGATATGGTTTCGCTATTTCCAAAGGATACCTGGAAAGGTCGTGAAAACGGGTTACGTAAGGACTTAGTACAGCTTTTGGCTGATATGGACCCTGGATTTTTGAGATTTCCAGGGGGTTGTATCGTAGAAGGTCGTACACTGGCACGTCGCTACCAGTGGAAAAAGACCGTGGGCCCCGTAGAAGAACGTCCCAATCTGATAAACCGCTGGAACACGGAATTTGAGCACCGGTTGACACCAGATTATTATCAATCCTTTGGACTCGGCTTTTTTGAATACTTTCAGTTGTCTGAAGATTTGGGTGCAGAACCACTTCCTATCTTAAGCTGCGGTATCGCTTGTCAATTTAACACGGGGGAATTGGTGCCTATGGATGAATTGCAGCCTTACGTACAGGATGCTTTGGATCTTATTGAATTTGCAAACGGATCTACAGATACGCCATGGGGCAAAGTTCGTGAAGATATGGGTCATCCCGAACCGTTCAATATGAAATATATAGGCGTAGGTAACGAGCAGTGGGGCCCTGAATATATTGAGCGTTATAAAGTGTTCAACGAGGCTATCCAATTTAAATATCCTGATATAATCATTGTTTCTGGAAGCGGTCCTTTCCCTGAAGGTGATTATTTTGAATACGGAATGAAAGAATTGAAAAAAATAGGCGCAGAGATCATAGATGAGCACTATTACAAGAGTCCGCAATGGTTTAAGGAAAATGCAACGCGTTATGACAGCTATGACCGTAACGGACCTAAAATTTTTGCCGGTGAATATGCAGCCCAAAGTGTTGCGATTGCGAGTCCAGAGAACAAAAACAACTGGGATACCGCACTGGCGGAGGCCGCTTTTATGACCGGTCTGGAGCGCAATGCAGAAGTCGTACAATTAACTTCTTATGCTCCCTTAATGGCGCATGCAGAAGGATGGCAATGGACGCCAGATATGATCTGGTTCAACAACTTGGAATCCTATGGGACGCCCAACTATTACGTACAAAAGTTGTATGCAACAAACAGGGGAACAGATCTTATTTCTATTACTCAGGATGGGATGTCACTAACCGGACAGGATGATCTATTCGCATCGGCAACTTTAGATTCCGAAGCTAATGAAGTAGTTCTAAAGATGGTCAATACTTCAGATAAACCGAAGGAAATCGTTCTGAATTTTGAGGGTAAAAAAGTAAAAAGCCAGGGTACGGTTCAGGTTTTACGCGATGATAGTTTGACCAGTGAAAACTCTTTTGATTCTCAAGAAGAGATTAGTCCGGTAACAAAAGCTATTTCTGTTAAAGGTAGTACCAGCAAACAAACACTAGCTCCGTATTCATTGAATGTGGTTAGAATTGCATTTAAAAAATAG